In Solidesulfovibrio carbinoliphilus subsp. oakridgensis, the sequence ATACCGTTATTCGGAGTAGACCATGTGCCGCTTATTCGCCCTCAGCAGCCGGGACCCCGTGTCCCCCATGCGCGCCATCGAGGCGCTCAACGTCATGAAGGAAGGGCACGACGGCTCGGGCGTCGGTCTGTTTCTCCATGACCTTGGCGGCCCCTTCGGGGAAATGAAGGACGCGCCGATTCTCTCCGGTATTTTCACGGACGAAGGACTGAAGCGCCTGGACGCCTACATGGACGAACGCGGTTTCACCACCCGTTCCACCCTGGTCCTCGATCCCAAGACCAAGACCCCGGCCGGAACGCCGGTGCGCGGCACCTACATGGCCCGGGCCTACGACTTTCCGGCCGACCTCAAGGCCAAGTCCCAGGCCGAACGCGAGCTGGCCTGCATGCTGACCCGCGTCGGGCTGCGCCTTCTCGGCGAATCCGCCGAGGACATCCGGGTCTTCTCGTTTTGGCCCGACACCATCATGGTCAAGGAAGTCGGCGACCCGATGACTGTTGGCGAGTACCTCGGCCTCGACCGGCCCGAGCTTTTCTGCCGCCGCATCCTGGCCCAGGGACGGCAGAACACCAACTACGCCATCAATCTCTACGCCTGCCACCCGTTTTTCCTGCAGGGCGTCTGCACCATGACCAACGGCGAGAACACGGCCTTTATTCCCATCAAGGAATACCTGCTCTCGCGGGGCTTTCCCGGCTACATGGGCTACCAGTCCGATTCCGAAGTCTTTGCCCACATCATGCACTTTACGCGCAACCGCCTGGGCCTTGGCATCGAGTACTACAAGCACGTCATCACGCCCTTGTCCGACGCCGAAATGGAAGGCCACACCGACCGGGAGCTTTTGGCCCGCATCAAGCAGACCTGCCGCAAGCTGATCATCGACGGGCCCAACTGCGTCATCGGCTGCCTGCCCGAGGGAACCATGTTCATGGTCCAGGACCGCAAGAAGCTGCGCCCCGGCGTGGTCGGCGGCAAGGACGGCCTCTTCGCCTTCTCCTCGGAGATCTGCGGCCTCGACGCGGCCATTCCCGACCGCGACGCCCGTGCCGATTTTCAACCCATGCACCTGGACACGGCCATAGTGCGCCCCGAATGCCAAGAGGTCACCATATGCAATCAGCTCCAGTCATTACCCCGTCCACACTAAGCGTCGCCGACCTGCCCTGGCAGGTGGACTGGGACATCCATACCTGCACCCTGTGCGGCCGGTGCACGTCCGTGTGTCCGGTTTCGGCCATCGAGCTCGGCGTCTTCCGCAAGCGCACGATCACGGCCACGCCGGCCCTGCAGAAAAAGCCGGCCAGCGATTTTTCCATCTATTACGGCATCCGCCAGCGCACCGACCCGGCCTACCGGTGCATCGGCTGCGGCATGTGCAACATGGTGTGCCCCAATAACGCCATCGTGCCGCGCCTGCGCCCCGAAGCGACCACGCTCAAGTTCCACACCAACCGGGGCGGACAGGCCAGGACCCGCGGCGGCCGGCGAAACGACACCGGCAGCCTCTTGGACCAGATCAAGTTCATCCGCATTTCCATGCTGACCGACCCGGCGCTGGACGCCGGCCGCCACGAGTTCGAGCTCAGGACGCTTCTCGGCCGCGTCCAGCCGCCCGAAGAGGGCCTGGCCGCGCTCCAGGACAACGCCTGGGTGCCGGCCGTGCGCGAGATCTATCCGCTCATGATCGGCTCCATGTCCTTTGGCGCCCTTTCCCCCAACATGTGGGAAGGCCTCGTCATGGGCGTCACGTACCTAAACGAGGAGCTCGGCATGCCGGTGCGCATGGCCACGGGCGAGGGCGGCTGTCCGCCGCGCCTGCTCCGTTCCCGCTTCCTCAAGTACATGGTGCTCCAGATCGCCTCCGGCTACTTCGGCTGGGACGAGATCATAAAGGCCCTGCCCGACATGAAGGAGGACCCCTGCGCCATCGAGATCAAGTACGGCCAGGGAGCCAAGCCCGGTGACGGGGGCCTGCTCATGTGGTACAAGGTCAACAAGCTCATCGCCGCCATCCGGGGCGTGCCGCAAGGCGTGTCCCTGCCGAGCCCCCCGACCCACCAGACCCAGTATTCCATCGAGGAATCCGTGGCCAAGATGATCCAGTCCATGTCCATGGCCTGGGGATTCCGCGTGCCGGTCTACCCGAAGATCTCGGGCACCACCACCGCCTCGGCCGTCTTGAACAACCTCGTCCGGAACCCCTACGCGGCCGGGCTCGCCATCGACGGCGAGGACGGCGGCACGGGCGCGGCCTACAACGTGTCCATGAACCACATGGGGCACCCCATCGCCACCAACCTGCGCGACTGCTACGAGAGCCTGTGCATCGCCGGCAAGCAGAACGAGATTCCGCTCATCGCCGGCGGCGGCATCGGCAAAAACGGCAACCTGGCCGCCAACGCCGCGGCGCTGATCATGCTCGGCGCCAGCGCCGTCCAGTCCGGCAAATACATCATGCAGGCCGCCTCCGGCTGCCTCGGTTCGGAACACGACCGCTGCAACGTCTGCAACATCGGCGTGTGCCCCAAGGGCATCACCTCCCAGGATCCGCGCGTCTACCGCCGCCTGGATCCGGAAAAGGTGGCCGAACGGCTGGTCGACGTGTTCCTGTCCTTTGACACGGAACTGCGCAAGATCGTCGCCCCGCTTGGCCGGTCCACGTCGCTGCCGATCGGCATGTCCGACGCCCTCGGCATCAGCGACTACCATGCCGCCAACCGCCTGAAGATCAAATACGTGGTCTAAGGCACGGGCCTTCGTCATCCACCGCAGCAGCAAGGCACACGCACATGGCACAAGAATCCGTCACCATACACGGCATTGAAAACGGCCACCGGGTCCAGTCCCGCATCCTGGAGGAACGCATCCAGCGGGCCGTGACCCAGGGCGCCCGGGAACTGACCGTCGAGGCTTACGGCCAGCACGGCATCGGCGGGCGGCTTTTCGTCTCCCGGGAGGAGCCCGTGACCGTGCGCATCACCGGCTCGCCTGGCCAGCGCACCGGTTCCATGGGCTTTCCCGGAACCAGAATCGTCATCGACGCCCCGACCTCGGACGATATCGGCTGGCTGAACGCCGGGGCCGAAATCGTGGTCCTCGGCAACGCCGGCAACGGCGCGGCCAACGCCATGGCCCAGGGCAAGGTCCTTGTCGCCGGCAACATCGGGTCGCGCGGCATGACCATGACCAAGCGCAACCCCAAATACTCGGCCCCGGAGATGTGGGTGCTCGGCTCGGTCGGCGACTACTTCGCCGAGTTCATGGCCGGCGGCACGGCCGTCGTCTGCGGCTTCGAGCCCCAGGATGCGGAGAACGTCCTTGGCTACCGGCCCTGCGTCGGCATGGTCGGCGGCCAGATCTTCTTTCGCGGCCCCCACCGGGGCATCAGCCTGGCCGACGCCAAGCTCGTACCCATCGACGACGAGGCCTTCGCCTGGCTGGCCGAAAACCTGCGCGGCTACCTCCAGGCCATCGGCCGCCCGAAACTCTACGACACCCTGGCCGTGCGCGACGACTGGCAACTTATCGTCGCCCGCAGCCCCTTTGAAAAGACCGGCAAGAAGCGCCGGTCCTTAAGCGATTTCCGCCAGCACGTCTGGGACGCAGAACTCGGCCGGGGCGGCCTGATCGGCGACCTCGACGACAGCGACCGCTCTCCCATTCCGCTCATCGTCAACGGCGAGCTTCGCCGCTTCGTGCCGGTCTGGGAAAACCGCAAATACCTTTCGCCCTGCCAGGCCAGCTGCCCGACCGGCATCCCGGTCCAGGAGCGGTGGCAGCTCGTGCGCGACGGCCTCATGGACGAAGCCATGGACCTGGCCCTGGCCTACACGCCCTTCCCGGCCACGGTCTGCGGCTACCTGTGCCCGAATCTCTGCATGCAGGGCTGCACCCGCAGTGTGGGCAATTTAAAGCCCCTCGACACGGCCATGCTCGGCAAGGCCAACGCCTCGGCCGGCAAGATGCCGACGCTCCCGCCGCTCTCCGGCAAGCGGGTGGCCGTCATCGGCGGCGGCCCGGCCGGCATGTCGGTGGCCTGGCAGCTGCGCCTGGCCGGCCACGAGGCCGTGATCTACGACCTGGAGGAGAAGCTCGGCGGCAAGATCACGCAAGCCATTCCCTCCACCCGCATTCCGGCCGAGGTGCTCGACGCCGAGGTCAAGCGGGCCCAGGAAATCCTGCCGCACATCCAGCTCAAGCAGGCGCTCTCCACCGACGAGTTCGCCCAGATCGTGACGGACTTCGACTTCACGGTCCTGGCCATCGGGGCGAACAAGCCCCGCGTCCTGCCGGTGCCGGGCAAGGAACTGGCCGTGCCGGCCCTGACCTTCCTCAAGGCCGCCAAAAAGGGCACGGCCACCGCCGGAAAGCGCGTGGTCATCATCGGGGCCGGCAACGTCGGCTGCGACGTGGCCACCGAGGCGGCCCGCCTCGGGGCCGAGTCCATCACGCTGATCGACATCCAGAAGCCGGCCGCCTTCGGCAAGGAAAAGAAAGACGCCGAGGCCGTGGGCGCGGTCTTCAAATGGCCGTGCTTCACCAAGGAAATCACCAAGGACGGCGTGGTCCTCCAGTCGGGCGAACTCGTCCCGGCCGACACGGTCATCCTGTCCGTCGGCGACGTGCCGGACGTGGAGTTCCTGGGCGACACCATCGCCACCGAGCGCGGCCACGTGACGGTGAGCGAAATCTACCAGACCACCAACCCCAAGGTCTTCGCCATTGGCGACATCGTGAAGCCGGGCCTTTTGACCCAGGCCATCGGCATGGGCCGCGACGCGGCCCGGGCCATCGGCGACATGCTGGCCGGCAAACGGCCGGTGGAAGACACGCGCAAGATGATCGACTACAAGCGGACCAAGCTCGAATACTTCGATCCGCGCATCATGGAATTCAACGATCTTACTTCCTGCGCCAGCCAGTGCTCCTCCTGCGGCGCCTGCCGCGACTGCGGGCTGTGCGAGACCATCTGCCCGACCGGGGCCATCTCGCGCCGGCAGGGCGAAGGCAAGGAATTCGAAATGGTCTCGGACCCGGAAAAATGCATCGGCTGCGGCTTTTGCGGCAACGCCTGCCCCTGCGGCGTCTGGACCATCGTGGAGAATACGCCCCTGGCGTAATGCCTTCGGCGACCAGGAGGGGCGCCGCCCCTCCTGGACCACCCCGGCGGGGGGATTTTCCCCCCCCCCGGACCCCCGAAAGGGGAGAATGGAAAAACGAAGCGGGCCGTCTCGGATGAGGCGGCCCGCTTTTTTGGTAAATAAAGTCCAGGCCCGTCTTCCGGTTCAGGGAGTCTTGGGGGCCACGATCCCGTGGCGCCCTCCGGCCGCCGGCGGCATCCTCCCCGCTTTCCCCCTGCCTGTGGCGATGGCAATGCCGCAGGCGATAAAGGCCCCGCCGGCGAGGTGGAAAAGGGCGATGGGCTCCCCGAGCAGGAGCGTCGCCTCGGCGGCCGTGAAAAGCGGCAGGGAATAGTAGACCATGCCCGCCTGGACCGGTCCGATGGCGGTGATGGCCTTGGTCCACAGCAGGTAGGCGGCAAAGGAACAGCCGATGCCGACGTAGAGGATGCTGCCGAATACCGCCGGACTTCCCTCCGGCAACGGCAGGCAGACGGCCTCCCAGAGCACCCCCGGCAGGCAGAAGAGGAGGCCCCAGGCGAAGGCGGCCGCGTTGAACCCCTGGAGGGAAACGTCCTTCGGCCGGTAGCGCGAGAAAAACGAATAGGCCGCGAAACAGGCCACCCCGGCCAGGGCGATCCAATCACCCTCGGCGAAGCGGACCCCGACCAGGGTCTGCCAGTCCCCCCGGGAAAAGAGCGTCAGAACGCCGAGCAGCACCACCCCCACGCCGGCCACCCGGCGGTAGGTCAGGGGCTCCTCGTGAAAGAGGCGCGACAGGATGAGGATCATGATGGGCGCGGTCGGCACGAGCAGGGCCATGTTGAGGCTGGTGGTGGTCTGGGCGGCCTTGTAGACCAGGGTGTTGAGCCCGGTCACGCCGACGAGCCCGATTGCGGCCAGATACCGCCAGTGCCGGCGCATGCCCGGCCAGTCGGCCCGAAGCCGGGGCAGGGCCAGGGGCAGGACGCAGGCCAGGGCCAAGAGCCAGCGCCAGAAATTGAGCTGGAACGGAGGGATGGCCTGGGCGATGCCCCGGGCGGCCACGAAGTTGCCCGACCACAGGATGGTCGCGGCCAGGGCGGCCAGGATGCCGGCTGTTCGGGAGGAAAGGGGCATGGCGGTTGTTTCGGTCCTTGCCGCGCGAATCCACGGAACCGGACTCGCCGCAGAAACTGTCCGGTTTCAGATTTCCCTTTCAGGGGGTCCGGGGGGGATGATCCCCCCCGGCCGCCGGAGGCATCTTAATCTTTCCTACTCCTCGCCCTCGTCCTGCTTGCCGCCGACCGCGCGCTTGTACTTGCAGCCGCGGTTGGGGCAGGTGACGAGTTCGCCGTCGCGGGTCTTCTTGCGGACCAGGATCTTGGAGTCGCACAGCGGGCAGGGTTCGTTTATGGGCCAGTCCCAGACCGCGAAATCGCACTGGGGATAGGAATCACAGGCGTAAAAGACCTTGCCGCGCTTGGAGCTTTTTTCGACCAGCGTGCCGGTGCAGCCCTCGCGGGGGCAGGCCACGCCCGTGGAAAAAGGCCTGGTGTACTTGCAGTCCGGCCAGCCGGTGCAGGCGATGAACCGGCTGCCGGTGCGGGATTTTTTGAGCACCAGATCCTTGCCGCACTGGGGGCAAGTGCCGACGGCCGCCACTTCCTCGGGCTTGCGCTCCCGGGGGACGACGGCCCCGTCCGGGGCCCGGTCGAACTCCTTGGTGTTCTTGCACTCCGGGTAGCCCGAGCAACCGAGGAATTCCCCGGCCTTGCCGAAGCGGATGACCATGGGCTTGCCGCACAACTCGCAGGTGACGTCCGTTTCCTTGCCGGCCTTGACCTTGGCCATGTCCTTGGCGGCCTTGGCCAGGGTCGGATTGAAGTCGTCGGTGAAGTCGCGAAGGAGCGCCACCCAGTCGCCCCGGCCCTCGGCCACGGCGTCAAGGGCCTCTTCCATGCCGGCCGTGAAGCCGACGTCCATGATCTTGACGAAGTGCTCGGCCAGGAGGTCCGAGACGGTTTCGCCGAGCTCGGACGGCACGAAGTGCTTGTCGTCCAGCCGGGCATAGTCCCGGTCGATCAGGGTCGAGATGATGGCGGCATAGGTCGACGGCCGGCCGATGCCCTTTTCCTCCAGCTCGCGCACCAGCGAGGCTTCGGAGTAGCGCGGCGGCGGCTGGGTGAACTTCTGGTCCTTCTTGAGTTCCAGAAGGGTCAGTTCCTGGTCCTTGGCCAGCGGCGGCAGGGACTTGGCCTCGTCGCCGGCCTCCTGGCCGTAGACTTTGAGATACCCGGGGAAAATCAGCCGCTGGCCCTTGGCCTTGAACATGGCCGGCCCGGCCGCGATGTCGGCGGCCGTGTCCCAGAACCGGGCCTCGCTCATCTGCGAGGCCACGAACCGCTCCCAGATGAGCTTATAGAGCGAAAAGAGGTCCTTGGGGAGGAGCGTCTTGACGTCGGCGGGGGTCAGGGCCACGTCGATGGGCCGGATGGCTTCGTGGGCGTCCTGGGCCCCGGCCTTGGACCGGAAGTGCCGGGCCTTCTCCGGGTAGTAGTCCTCCCCGAGGGTGCCGGTGATGAACTCCTTGGCTGCGTCGCGGGCCTCGTCGGCGATGCGCGTGGAGTCGGTCCGCATGTAGGTGATAAGGGCCACCGTGCCCCGGTCGCCGAGCTCCAGGCCCTCGTAGAGCTTCTGGGCCGCGCCCATGGTCCGCTTGGCCGAATAGCCGAGCCGCTGGTTGGCGGCCTGCTGCAGGGTCGAGGTGATAAAGGGCGGGGGCGGGGATTTCTTGCGTTCCTTCTCGGCCACCGAGGCGACCACAAAGGGGTTGCCCCGGATGGCCGCCTCGGCCTCGGCGGCCGCCTCGGCGCTGCCGATCTCGACCTTCTTGCCGTTGTACTTGGCCAGCTCCGCCTCGAACTCGGGCGGGACGTCGCCGGCGAGGCGGGCCTTGAAGACCCAGTACTCGACCGGCACGAAGGCCCGCCGCTCCTTCTCGCGGTCCACCACCAGCCGCAGGGCCACGGACTGGACCCGGCCGGCCGAGATGCCGCTTTTGACCTTCTGCCAGAGGATCGGCGACACCTTGTAGCCGACCAGCCGGTCGAGGATGCGCCGGGCCTGCTGGGAGAGAAAAAGTTTTTCGTTGATCTCGCGCGGGTGGGAAAGGGCCTCGCGCACGGCCCGGGCCGTGATCTCGTTGAACATGATGCGGTGGATGGGGACGTTCGCATCCTTTAATATCTCGGCCACGTGCCAGGCGATGGCCTCGCCTTCGCGGTCCGGGTCGGGGGCGAGATAGATGGCGGAAGCCCCGGCCGCGGCTTCCTTGAGCTTGGCGACCACCTTCTGCTTGCCTGGAATGATTTGATATTGCGGCGCGAAATCCTCGTTTTCATCCACCCCGAGCTTTTTGGAGGGCAGATCGCGCACATGACCAACCGAGGCTTCGACGGCATAGGCATTGCCGAGAAACTTCTTGATGGTCTTTACCTTGGCCGGCGACTCGACGATGATAAGGTCCTTTCCCATGGCAGGCGTGCTATAGCCACCCCACGGGGCCAAGGCAAGGGTTGCCGTTTGTTTCTTGCCGGGCTACTCCTCGCTTTTGGTCCGGACGTATGACTTTTTCACAAATTAAACTGCGGCCCGTCCGGCGGCCCTGCGGGAGAGACCTTTGGAGAGCGCAACGCGTTTCGGACACGTGGTCATGCTCGGCCCGACCAATGCCGGCAAATCCACGTTGCTCAACCGGGTGATCGGACAGAAGGTGTCCATTGTTTCGCCCAAGCCCCAGACCACGCGCAACAGCATCAGCGGCATCCTGACCGAGGAAGGGGCCCAGGCCGTCTTTCTCGACACCCCGGGCCTGCACCGTCAAAAACGCGGCATCGCCCCGCTCCTTTTGCGCTCGGCCTACGCCGCCCTGACCCGGGCCGACGTGGTCCTGGTGCTCCTCGACGGGGCCCAGTACGCCCGGCGCCTGGAAGGGCTCAAAAACGACCTGCTCCCCATCGTCCGGGTTTTAAAAGACAGCCCGGTGCCGGTGGTGGTGGCGCTGAACAAGGCCGACGTGGTCCGGGAAAAAGCCCGGATGCTGCCGGTCCTGGCCGCGGTCGGCGAGGCCCTGCCCGGAGCGGAGCTTTTTCCGGTAAGCGCCTTGACCGGCCTTGGCGTCAAGGAACTCCTGGCCGCGCTTTTCGCCCGCCTGCCCGAGGGCCCGCACCAGTTCGACCCGGACGAGGTCTCCACCGCGCCGGTTCGGTTTCTGGCCTCGGAAATCGTGCGCGAGAAGGTCTTTCTGGCCCTTGGCGAGGAGCTGCCCTACTCCACGGCCGTGACCGTCGAGGATTGGGACGAGGAATCCAAGCCCGGGCTTGTCAAAATCCAGGCGTCCATCCTGGTCGGCCGCGAGAGCCACAAGCCCATGGTCATCGGCAAGGGCGGGGAGCGGATCAAGGACATCGGGCAAAAGGCCCGCATCGACATCGAGGAGATGCTCGGGACCAAGGTCTTTTTGGAGCTGTGGGTCAAGGTCCGGCCGAACTGGGCCGACGATCCGGCCCTTCTGCGCGACCTCGGGCTCGGGGAATAGTTTTCGCCGGCCCGCCGGCCCCGGACGGGCGGGCGCGGCCGGACCAAGGAGTCGATTGGCCATGGCCGGAGGTGGGACGTGGACATGAGCGCGGAAGGCCGCCTGGCCGGGGTGAAAAAGCGGATCGAGGAAGCCTGCCGCAGGGGCGGCCGCGACCCGGCCGAGGTCACGCTGGTCGCGGTCTCGAAGTTCCACGACGCGGCGGCGGTGGCGGAACTCGCCGCCTGCGGCCAGACCGTTTTCGGGGAATCCTACATCCAGGAAGCCCTGCCCAAGATGGAGGCCGGGCCGGCCGGCCTGACCTGGCATTTTATCGGCCACCTGCAGCGCAACAAGGGCAAGCTGGCCATCGGCCGCTTCGCCCTGATCCACACCCTGGACAACCTGGAATTGGCCCGGCTATTGCAGAAAAAGACCGGCGAGCAGGGTCTGGCCCCCCAGGCCGTCTGCCTGCAAGTCAACGTGGCCGGCGAGGCCCAGAAATCGGGCGTTTCGCCCGAAGGCCTGCCGGCACTGGCCGAGGCCGTGGCCGCCATGCCGGCCCTGTCCCTCTCGGGGCTCATGGTCCTGCCGCCGGTCTTCGACGATCCGGACGGGGCCCGGCCGGCCTTCGCCCGGCTGCGCGAACTGCGGGACGGCCTGGCCGCGCGGCTTGGCCTGGCCTTGCCGGTCCTGTCCATGGGCATGAGCGGCGACCTGGAAGCGGCCATCCTCGAAGGGGCGACCCACGTGCGCGTGGGCACGGACCTTTTCGGCCCGAGACAGCGATAAGGCGTCCCCCGGACGCCGGGAGGCACGAGTGGCGAACGCACCCGAAGCGCCGGAAGGCAAGAAGAAATCCGGGTTTCTCAAATACATCATCCTGGTCGTGCTGTTGCTCGTCCTTGGCGGCGGCGGCTACTTCGCCTACCTCAAGTTTTTCGCGGCCAAACCGGCCGCGACGGATGCCGCGGCTCCGGCCGAAGGCCAGCCCGCGCCCGAGGCTCAAAAGGCCGAGGACGGCCACGCGGCCAAGCCCGAGGAGAAAAAGGCCGAGGGCGGCCACGGCGAAGCCAAGGGCGGCGAGGCCAAGGGCGGGCATGGCGGCAAGGACAAGGCCCCGTCCAACAACGTGGCCCTGCCCCCCTTCGTGGTCAACCTGGCCGACCCCAACGCCCGGCGCTACCTGAAGATCGTGCTGGACGTGGAAATGACCGGCAACCCGGAACTGCTCGAAGCCAACCAGGCCAAGATCCGCGACTCCCTGCTCATGCTCCTGTCGTCCAAGACCTCCCAGGACCTGGCCACGCTTGAAGGCAAGATCCTCTTGCGCAAGGAAATCGTGGACCGTCTGAACCAGGCCCTGGGCCAGGCCAAGGTGGCCCGGGTCTATTTCACGGATTTCGTCATCCAATAAAGCGGCGCCGCGCGCGAGGGATTTCCATGGCTCCCGACGACATCGATCAGGACAAACTGGCGGCCGAATGGGCCGCCGCCCTGGATGACCAGGACGACGACAAGCCCGCTTCCCAGTCGGACATCGACGCCCTGTTCGACCAGCCGTCCGGCGGCGGCAAGGGCGGTGGGGGCGGGGGCGACGACGCCCTGGCGGCCGAATGGGCCGCGGCCCTGGCCGACGAGGAGGAGCAGTCCATCAAGCGCGAACGGGACCAGGACGCCCTGTC encodes:
- a CDS encoding glutamine amidotransferase; this translates as MCRLFALSSRDPVSPMRAIEALNVMKEGHDGSGVGLFLHDLGGPFGEMKDAPILSGIFTDEGLKRLDAYMDERGFTTRSTLVLDPKTKTPAGTPVRGTYMARAYDFPADLKAKSQAERELACMLTRVGLRLLGESAEDIRVFSFWPDTIMVKEVGDPMTVGEYLGLDRPELFCRRILAQGRQNTNYAINLYACHPFFLQGVCTMTNGENTAFIPIKEYLLSRGFPGYMGYQSDSEVFAHIMHFTRNRLGLGIEYYKHVITPLSDAEMEGHTDRELLARIKQTCRKLIIDGPNCVIGCLPEGTMFMVQDRKKLRPGVVGGKDGLFAFSSEICGLDAAIPDRDARADFQPMHLDTAIVRPECQEVTICNQLQSLPRPH
- the topA gene encoding type I DNA topoisomerase, with amino-acid sequence MGKDLIIVESPAKVKTIKKFLGNAYAVEASVGHVRDLPSKKLGVDENEDFAPQYQIIPGKQKVVAKLKEAAAGASAIYLAPDPDREGEAIAWHVAEILKDANVPIHRIMFNEITARAVREALSHPREINEKLFLSQQARRILDRLVGYKVSPILWQKVKSGISAGRVQSVALRLVVDREKERRAFVPVEYWVFKARLAGDVPPEFEAELAKYNGKKVEIGSAEAAAEAEAAIRGNPFVVASVAEKERKKSPPPPFITSTLQQAANQRLGYSAKRTMGAAQKLYEGLELGDRGTVALITYMRTDSTRIADEARDAAKEFITGTLGEDYYPEKARHFRSKAGAQDAHEAIRPIDVALTPADVKTLLPKDLFSLYKLIWERFVASQMSEARFWDTAADIAAGPAMFKAKGQRLIFPGYLKVYGQEAGDEAKSLPPLAKDQELTLLELKKDQKFTQPPPRYSEASLVRELEEKGIGRPSTYAAIISTLIDRDYARLDDKHFVPSELGETVSDLLAEHFVKIMDVGFTAGMEEALDAVAEGRGDWVALLRDFTDDFNPTLAKAAKDMAKVKAGKETDVTCELCGKPMVIRFGKAGEFLGCSGYPECKNTKEFDRAPDGAVVPRERKPEEVAAVGTCPQCGKDLVLKKSRTGSRFIACTGWPDCKYTRPFSTGVACPREGCTGTLVEKSSKRGKVFYACDSYPQCDFAVWDWPINEPCPLCDSKILVRKKTRDGELVTCPNRGCKYKRAVGGKQDEGEE
- a CDS encoding YggS family pyridoxal phosphate-dependent enzyme, translated to MSAEGRLAGVKKRIEEACRRGGRDPAEVTLVAVSKFHDAAAVAELAACGQTVFGESYIQEALPKMEAGPAGLTWHFIGHLQRNKGKLAIGRFALIHTLDNLELARLLQKKTGEQGLAPQAVCLQVNVAGEAQKSGVSPEGLPALAEAVAAMPALSLSGLMVLPPVFDDPDGARPAFARLRELRDGLAARLGLALPVLSMGMSGDLEAAILEGATHVRVGTDLFGPRQR
- the era gene encoding GTPase Era, with product MESATRFGHVVMLGPTNAGKSTLLNRVIGQKVSIVSPKPQTTRNSISGILTEEGAQAVFLDTPGLHRQKRGIAPLLLRSAYAALTRADVVLVLLDGAQYARRLEGLKNDLLPIVRVLKDSPVPVVVALNKADVVREKARMLPVLAAVGEALPGAELFPVSALTGLGVKELLAALFARLPEGPHQFDPDEVSTAPVRFLASEIVREKVFLALGEELPYSTAVTVEDWDEESKPGLVKIQASILVGRESHKPMVIGKGGERIKDIGQKARIDIEEMLGTKVFLELWVKVRPNWADDPALLRDLGLGE
- a CDS encoding glutamate synthase-related protein gives rise to the protein MQSAPVITPSTLSVADLPWQVDWDIHTCTLCGRCTSVCPVSAIELGVFRKRTITATPALQKKPASDFSIYYGIRQRTDPAYRCIGCGMCNMVCPNNAIVPRLRPEATTLKFHTNRGGQARTRGGRRNDTGSLLDQIKFIRISMLTDPALDAGRHEFELRTLLGRVQPPEEGLAALQDNAWVPAVREIYPLMIGSMSFGALSPNMWEGLVMGVTYLNEELGMPVRMATGEGGCPPRLLRSRFLKYMVLQIASGYFGWDEIIKALPDMKEDPCAIEIKYGQGAKPGDGGLLMWYKVNKLIAAIRGVPQGVSLPSPPTHQTQYSIEESVAKMIQSMSMAWGFRVPVYPKISGTTTASAVLNNLVRNPYAAGLAIDGEDGGTGAAYNVSMNHMGHPIATNLRDCYESLCIAGKQNEIPLIAGGGIGKNGNLAANAAALIMLGASAVQSGKYIMQAASGCLGSEHDRCNVCNIGVCPKGITSQDPRVYRRLDPEKVAERLVDVFLSFDTELRKIVAPLGRSTSLPIGMSDALGISDYHAANRLKIKYVV
- a CDS encoding DMT family transporter, whose translation is MPLSSRTAGILAALAATILWSGNFVAARGIAQAIPPFQLNFWRWLLALACVLPLALPRLRADWPGMRRHWRYLAAIGLVGVTGLNTLVYKAAQTTTSLNMALLVPTAPIMILILSRLFHEEPLTYRRVAGVGVVLLGVLTLFSRGDWQTLVGVRFAEGDWIALAGVACFAAYSFFSRYRPKDVSLQGFNAAAFAWGLLFCLPGVLWEAVCLPLPEGSPAVFGSILYVGIGCSFAAYLLWTKAITAIGPVQAGMVYYSLPLFTAAEATLLLGEPIALFHLAGGAFIACGIAIATGRGKAGRMPPAAGGRHGIVAPKTP
- a CDS encoding FAD-dependent oxidoreductase, producing the protein MAQESVTIHGIENGHRVQSRILEERIQRAVTQGARELTVEAYGQHGIGGRLFVSREEPVTVRITGSPGQRTGSMGFPGTRIVIDAPTSDDIGWLNAGAEIVVLGNAGNGAANAMAQGKVLVAGNIGSRGMTMTKRNPKYSAPEMWVLGSVGDYFAEFMAGGTAVVCGFEPQDAENVLGYRPCVGMVGGQIFFRGPHRGISLADAKLVPIDDEAFAWLAENLRGYLQAIGRPKLYDTLAVRDDWQLIVARSPFEKTGKKRRSLSDFRQHVWDAELGRGGLIGDLDDSDRSPIPLIVNGELRRFVPVWENRKYLSPCQASCPTGIPVQERWQLVRDGLMDEAMDLALAYTPFPATVCGYLCPNLCMQGCTRSVGNLKPLDTAMLGKANASAGKMPTLPPLSGKRVAVIGGGPAGMSVAWQLRLAGHEAVIYDLEEKLGGKITQAIPSTRIPAEVLDAEVKRAQEILPHIQLKQALSTDEFAQIVTDFDFTVLAIGANKPRVLPVPGKELAVPALTFLKAAKKGTATAGKRVVIIGAGNVGCDVATEAARLGAESITLIDIQKPAAFGKEKKDAEAVGAVFKWPCFTKEITKDGVVLQSGELVPADTVILSVGDVPDVEFLGDTIATERGHVTVSEIYQTTNPKVFAIGDIVKPGLLTQAIGMGRDAARAIGDMLAGKRPVEDTRKMIDYKRTKLEYFDPRIMEFNDLTSCASQCSSCGACRDCGLCETICPTGAISRRQGEGKEFEMVSDPEKCIGCGFCGNACPCGVWTIVENTPLA
- a CDS encoding flagellar basal body-associated FliL family protein; the protein is MANAPEAPEGKKKSGFLKYIILVVLLLVLGGGGYFAYLKFFAAKPAATDAAAPAEGQPAPEAQKAEDGHAAKPEEKKAEGGHGEAKGGEAKGGHGGKDKAPSNNVALPPFVVNLADPNARRYLKIVLDVEMTGNPELLEANQAKIRDSLLMLLSSKTSQDLATLEGKILLRKEIVDRLNQALGQAKVARVYFTDFVIQ